The genomic interval CCGGGATGGTATCAAGCGGCACTTCGAAAGCGCTGCGCAGGATGGCGTAGAAGCCGGCATAGGCCTCGATGCAGCCGCGGGTGCCGCAGCGACAGAGGCCGCCACCCGCCATATGCAGCATGTGGCCGAAATTCGGCGCCGAAACTTCCTGCCCCGTCGGCCCGCCACCCCGGACGATGCCGAGGCCGATGCTGTGCCCGAGCGACAGCGCCGCGAGCGAACGGAAATCGGCGCCTTTCGCGATCTCCTCACGCGCGCCGAGCGCGGCGGCGACGAGCAGCGTCTCATTGTCGAGGATGACCTTGGCCTGCCAGTCCGACCGCAACGCCGATTCGAAATCGATCTGATCGCTGCCGAAGATCGGCGACCACAGAAGGACCGGTTCTGAGGAATTGACAAGCCCCTTGGAACTGATCGAGATCAGCAGCACCTTTTCCTGCGCAATCCTGGAACGATCGAGAAGCCGTGAAAGCCCGGCGCGCACTCCTTCTACAAAGCGCGCCGCGCCCGAGGGATCCTGCGAACGCTCCTCGCTGAAGCGGTCGATCAGCTTGCCGGCATAATCCACCAGCGAATATTGCACCGCATCCGAGGAGATGACGACGACGATCAGATAGCCGCAATCGCGCCGCTGACGCAAAAGCACGCGCGGCCGGCCGCGGCCGCTGGCCGCCTGCTGCTCCGATTTCTCGATGATCTGGGCTCTTTCCAGATCGGCGGTGATTGCCGAGATGGTGGCCGAGGAAAGGCCGGTGAAATCGGATATTTCGGTATGGGCGAGCGCGCCGTGGCGGCGCAGCACGGACAGCACGAGCACGCTGTTTCTCTGCCGGACCAGCTCCGTGCTCGACTTGGTCAGCATGAATGCCGCCCTCTCCTCCTGCTTGTTCCGCCCGTGGTTTCCACTGCATCTCCGGCCGCCGCAGCGCAAGCGAATTAAGCCGGTAGTGCAGTGTTGACAGTTGAAAAAATCTCTGACAGTAAATTTCTCGACTGTCGAGAAAAAAATCGAAACCCTTTCTCGACAGCTTTCGCGGTGGCCGGAGGAGCATGGGCTGGGCCGGCCGCAACTCACTCGGGAGGACGTTATGAAGTCTATTTTGAAACTGATGGCCGGCGCTGCCATTCTCGTTTCCGTGCATACTGCCGCCATGGCTGCCGATCTCGTCGTCGGCGTTTCCTGGTCGAACTTCCAGGAAGAGCGCTGGAAGACCGACGAAGCCGCGATCAAGAAGGCTTTGGAAGCCAAGGGCGCCAAATATATTTCCGCTGACGCACAGTCCTCAGCCGCCAAGCAGCTGACCGACGTCGAATCGCTGATCTCGCAGGGCGCCAACGCGCTGATCATTCTCGCCCAGGACTCCGACGCAATCGGCCCGGCAATCGAAAAGGCCGCCGCCGAAGGCATTCCAGTCGTCGGTTACGACCGCCTGATCGAAAACCCGGCCGCCTTCTACATCACCTTCGACAACAAGGAAGTAGGCCGCCTGCAGGCCGAGGGCGTCTTCAAGGCCAAGCCGGAAGGCAACTACGTCTTCATCAAGGGCTCGTCCTCCGATCCGAACGCCGACTTCCTGTTCTCAGGCCAGCAGGAAGTGCTGAAGGCCGCAATCGACGCCGGCAAGATCAAGAATGTCGGCGAAGCCTATACCGACGGCTGGCTGCCGGAAAATGCTCAGCGCAACATGGAGCAGTTCCTGACCGCCAACAACAACAAGGTTGACGCCGTTGTTGCTTCGAACGACGGCACGGCCGGCGGCGCAATCGCAGCCCTCGACGCCCAGGGCCTCGCCGGTTCCGTTCCGGTTTCCGGCCAGGACGGCGACAAGGCAGCGCTGAACCGCATCGCGCTCGGCACCCAGACGGTTTCCGTCTGGAAGGACAGCCGCGAACTCGGCAAGCGCGCCGCAGAAATCGCTCTCGACCTCGCCGGCGGCAAGGACATGAGCAAGATCGACGGCGCCCAGGCCTTCAAGGGCGGGCCGAAGGGCGTGGAAATGCAGTCGGTCTTCCTGAAGCCGCTTGCCATCACCAAGGACAATCTGAACGTCGTCATCGACGCCGGCTGGATCTCCAAAGCTGAAGCCTGCCAGGGCGTGAAGGCCGACACGGTTGCCGCCTGCAAGTAAGCAGCTCCTGAACTGAACTGCCGGCGCCGCAGCGGAAATTCCGCTGCGGCGCCGGATGCGGACGGGAATTCCAACGACGAAGTTTTCTCCGCCTCGCCGCACCATCGCGGACTTGCATTCCCTGCCGGAAGGGTATCGCGACGCCACGCGACCGGCTTCCGGAAGCATCGCGATGGTCAGTTGAACACAGACGAATGACGCCATCGGCAGCCTCTCGCACGCCGGCGCACCCGTCCAAACACAAATGGGGGAACGGCAAACCCATGGCCGAAATGGTAAAATCAACGACTTCGAGCGGACCGCGAACGGCGGAAGCCAATCCGGTGGCCCGCTTCTTCCGCGCGACCGAGATCGACACGCGTCTGCTCGGCATGATCGGCGCGCTCGTCATCATCTGGATCGGTTTCCACATCATCACCGGCGGCCTGTTCCTGACCCCGCGCAATCTCTGGAACCTCTCGGTCCAGACGACCGACATCGCGATCATGACGACGGGCATGGTGCTGATCATCGTCACCCGCAATATCGACCTTTCGGTCGGCTCCGTGCTCGGCCTCTGCGGCATGATCATGGGTGTCACGCAGGCGAAGATCCTGCCTGAATATATCGGTTTCGACAGCCCCTTCACCTGGGTGATCACGCTGCTCATCGGCCTTATCGCAGGCGGCCTGATCGGCACTTTCCAGGGCATGATCATCGCCTTTCTGAACGTTCCCTCCTTCATCGTCACGCTCGGCGGCCTGCTCGTCTGGCGCGGCGCCACCTGGCTCGTCACCAGCGGCCAGACGGTTGCACCGATGGACCAGACCTTCCGCATCATGGGCGGAGGCGCGGAGGGCTCGATCGGCGCTACCTGGAGCTGGATCGTCGGCATCGCCGCCTGCCTTTTCGTCATCGCCAGCATCGTCGGCTCGCGACGGCAGCGCCGCCGCTTCGGCTTTCCGCGCCGGCCGATCTGGGCGGAATATTTCCTTGCGACCTTGAGCTGCGTGCTCATCCTCGGCGCCGTCTCAATCGCCAACAGCTATTACTGGCCGGTCAATATCGCCAAGAAATATGCCGAGACCAACAACATCCCCTGGCCGGAGACTGGTCTGGATATCCCCTACGGCATCGCCGTGCCGGTGCTGATCGCCATCGTCGTCGGCATCATCATGACCTTCATCGCCACACGCCTGCGCTTCGGCCGCTATGTCTTCGCGATCGGCGGCAACCCCGAGGCGGCTGAACTCGCCGGCATCAAGACCCGCTGGGTCACCGTGCGCATCTTCGCGCTGATGGGCGTTCTGGCCGCTATCGCAGCCGCGATTTCCACCGCCCGCCTCAACGCCGCGACGAACTCGCAGGGCACACTCGACGAGCTCTACACCATCGCCGCCGCCGTTATCGGCGGGACGTCGCTCGCAGGCGGCACCGGCACGATCGCCGGCGCCATGCTGGGCGCGCTCGTCATGCAATCGCTGCAATCAGGCATGGTGCTCGCGCATGTCGACACACCGCTGCAGAGCGTCGTCGTCGGCACCGTCCTTGTCGTGGCGGTCTGGCTCGACACCGTCTACCGTGCCCGTGCCAAGTGAGAGGAGCCCAGATATGGCTGATCAACGCACTCCCCTCGTGGA from Rhizobium lentis carries:
- a CDS encoding sugar ABC transporter permease, whose product is MAEMVKSTTSSGPRTAEANPVARFFRATEIDTRLLGMIGALVIIWIGFHIITGGLFLTPRNLWNLSVQTTDIAIMTTGMVLIIVTRNIDLSVGSVLGLCGMIMGVTQAKILPEYIGFDSPFTWVITLLIGLIAGGLIGTFQGMIIAFLNVPSFIVTLGGLLVWRGATWLVTSGQTVAPMDQTFRIMGGGAEGSIGATWSWIVGIAACLFVIASIVGSRRQRRRFGFPRRPIWAEYFLATLSCVLILGAVSIANSYYWPVNIAKKYAETNNIPWPETGLDIPYGIAVPVLIAIVVGIIMTFIATRLRFGRYVFAIGGNPEAAELAGIKTRWVTVRIFALMGVLAAIAAAISTARLNAATNSQGTLDELYTIAAAVIGGTSLAGGTGTIAGAMLGALVMQSLQSGMVLAHVDTPLQSVVVGTVLVVAVWLDTVYRARAK
- a CDS encoding ROK family transcriptional regulator, whose product is MLTKSSTELVRQRNSVLVLSVLRRHGALAHTEISDFTGLSSATISAITADLERAQIIEKSEQQAASGRGRPRVLLRQRRDCGYLIVVVISSDAVQYSLVDYAGKLIDRFSEERSQDPSGAARFVEGVRAGLSRLLDRSRIAQEKVLLISISSKGLVNSSEPVLLWSPIFGSDQIDFESALRSDWQAKVILDNETLLVAAALGAREEIAKGADFRSLAALSLGHSIGLGIVRGGGPTGQEVSAPNFGHMLHMAGGGLCRCGTRGCIEAYAGFYAILRSAFEVPLDTIPAKFVPVAELDKIAVRARQGHRTSAFAFRQAGLALGNGLSRMLSLTERMPIAITGPGTRYYDLLRQGIEEGLGQSHVVRMEGMPEIRVVPDEPILVFEGHLNRALSVIDQDIVLSGVQGGE
- the xylF gene encoding D-xylose ABC transporter substrate-binding protein — translated: MKSILKLMAGAAILVSVHTAAMAADLVVGVSWSNFQEERWKTDEAAIKKALEAKGAKYISADAQSSAAKQLTDVESLISQGANALIILAQDSDAIGPAIEKAAAEGIPVVGYDRLIENPAAFYITFDNKEVGRLQAEGVFKAKPEGNYVFIKGSSSDPNADFLFSGQQEVLKAAIDAGKIKNVGEAYTDGWLPENAQRNMEQFLTANNNKVDAVVASNDGTAGGAIAALDAQGLAGSVPVSGQDGDKAALNRIALGTQTVSVWKDSRELGKRAAEIALDLAGGKDMSKIDGAQAFKGGPKGVEMQSVFLKPLAITKDNLNVVIDAGWISKAEACQGVKADTVAACK